The Coffea arabica cultivar ET-39 chromosome 9c, Coffea Arabica ET-39 HiFi, whole genome shotgun sequence nucleotide sequence GAAATCACATTGATATTGGTTGAGTCAAATGGTCAATGAATTTAACCAATGCTACAACAAATTGGTTGGAGAACATTATAGCGGGTGGAATGATGATCAAATCAAACAACATGCACGAGAGCTTTTTCACCAGAATAAGAATAAGCATTTTGTATATGAACATGTATGGGTGATGTTGAAAATTGATCCGAAATGGAAAGCAAATACTCCTATGCAGCGTTCTTCAAAAAAGGTAAGGACTGATGAAAGCGGGGCATACACTTCTTCATCCAATGTGGATTCAAGTTTTGACATCGATGATAGTGAAGTTCGTCCACTTGGTCAAAAAGcagcaaaaaaggaaaagagaaaggaaaaatcaaaaacGAATGAGCAAGATGTTGATGGAGAACTTAATCAAATCCGGAGGATGTTGAAAAAgcacaaagaagaaaaattgcaaGCTATGGAAAACTTAGCAAATAAGTTAGACAATTATAATTTTGGAAGTGATTATGAAATCTTATTGAAGGATACCCCAGGCATGTCCGAGCAGCAGCTTAAAATTCATGAGCAAATGTGTTCCATCCTAAAAGTCAAGTATAATATTCCTTAGTTTAGCTTTAATTTCATTGTTAGTAatgtaattttttaattttccattTTACATTTAagtgattaataaaaatttgtttgcACTATGTACTTTTATAGTTAATTTTGCATTTTACTATTTTTATTACAATAttaaaactagccgttggaaaCTAGCTCtaataaatatttgatttaattgtgGACCCATGCTATTACAACTTATGGAGTGTAATCCATTGTCAGTGAAAGTGTAATAAAAGAGGAGAAAGTGGAATGCTGACGTGGCATGTGAATTACACTCCACAAGGTGCAATAGCATTGTGGATGCCCTAATAATAaaccttattattattattattgataCATGGTTGCATGTATTAGTATGATATAGATATCGTAATTACGGTCACTCTATATGGTTGATTATAGCCTTAGGATTTTGAGTTCTATATATAATCGGATATTTTCATAGTTTAGTATTAGAAATttgagttttataatttttttgtattttccaaattttctatATATAATAGGATTTTTTTTGTACTACGCTCTAAATTTATACAAGGTAAAATCTTCTTGTTCTTTTGAGTATTTCTTTGCCTAAAAATCCAAATTTCTTATAGAAATGATATAAATTTGTGAAAGAAGATTTAAGAACCAACATGTTGAGCAATAGACTTCGAAatttttgttcacaaaaattcTATATCTATATtcacgagggaaaaaaaagggaaaacatcCAAAACTTTcaagattaatctttcctacactgtcagcattggatgaatgacaaccatgcaaaatttgaatatcACACATATCATAAATCAAACGAtgttagtgtatacactgtcagtgtatataagatttactcaaacTTTCTTTTGGGAGAGGAAATTTAGAGACAAATGAGTTTGGGAGTTTAGATCACATCATAGATCCAAATACCAACCGAATCCAAAGGTGTCGACAAAAGCCCATAATTTTGTCCACTTTACAGTATAGAAGCTGAGTCTCCAAAATACGCTGCTCTTCCTTTCCGTTGTGCAGCGGACGAAATCAACCATCCACTCCATGAGACAAATCAACATGGCAACTAAATCGGTTTTTAGTGTTTTTGAGTAATTGATCTTGTTTCAACCTTTTCTATCATAGACTGAAATTTAAGGTGTAGGCAAAAACGCCATTATCCAATCTATTATTCATTTTTGCGGGCaaaatcattaatttttttaaataaactaCGCATATTTACGTTCGTCGTACGATTTACGACTAATTCTGCTAGAACTGGAAATTCATCCCTCTTTGAGAAAACTCATGATGGGCCACTGGGTTGTGGTGTCGTGTGCGTGGACTAAATTCATCATTCGAAAAGATAACTCAAATTGGGCCACTGAATTGTGGTTTTATATACGCTCTGCACCAAACTTTTGACAAGATTCAAACTCACACCAACTGCACGGAACTAGAATGGACAATATCAGGGTGTCAATCAGGTCAGGTTTCATGACCCGAACTTTAGCAAATTCACGCTTGTCGCAGAAAATAAATAGTAAGACTTATGGATTTTCGAGCTCAAGGATAGATTAAAAGGTTCAAATTCAATTCATACTTTAATACAAATTTTAAGGTTACATCGGGTTCAGCTAAAATTCATAATTCAGTACATAATTGTATTTAATCTACTAATattcataaattaatatataaatCATTAATATTTTTATGTTATATTATGTAAAATTATATACTATATACATCATTTTTTATACAATTATACATATTAAATATGTAATTATGCATATGCATGGTCCGGATCTTAATAAGGCTTGAGTTGAGTGAAATTCAACCTGGACTCACATTTAATTCGTGCTTATTATTCAGATTTAAACTCTAACTCACCCCATTAAACGTAACACTCATAGAATTTTTTTGGAGCCGAACAGGCTCTACAAGAAGAGTGAAAAGGTGAAACTACCACTGACACTGATTAAACCTAAAAGTGGCAATGCACAAGCAGTGATATCCAGTCTGATTTTAAGAAATTGTAGACAAAATCAAGGCTGAGGGCTGCAATTATGCCAATTCACCCATGCAAATTTAGAGCAATTGCCGTGTTTGTGAAGAATGCTTGACTGATACTATATGTAGATGTACAACAGTACAAGCTGTTGCTTTGGCAAAGGCGATAAAAAGACATGATACTCAAAATGGGGTGTCATTTTCTATATTTCCAAGTGGTAgagtcgtttttttttttttttttttgtgtcaaaagGTGAATCTTGTAGTTGGTGAACTTGTATCAAGTACAAGATTCACCACTCCACTTATTGAAATGAACTTGTACCTAGTACAAGAATTACCACTTGTAGAAAAAACACAGCCCATATAACAAGAATTACCACTTATAGAAAACAAGGTgaatcttttttgttttctcctcTACAAgtgcattttttatttattagataTGGCAAAGTATGTTTACAAAGCAATTCCTGGCCCTATGCACCCTAACTTGTTCTATATATAACAAGTAGCTCAAACTAGCATTTCAAATACCATATCCCTTTATTTCAAATTGTCatgccccattttttgaaaaaataataatattaataaaatttaaggtgttagaaaaatgaatttttgattaatttttatttgaaattagtttttttgttttagagaataaataaagaaaaatggcctaaaatgggacttaaaagtgCGAcggttttgacccaaaataatagtttaaaagggttttcAAGCAAacataggagtcgccacttagtattgagttaaggtgtatcaagtcacccaaaatatgttttttaaataaaacaaataaataaaaccctttttagacgacTCCAGATTTtcgaaaaacaagagaaaagagttcgggagttacaattaaagaaaagaaaggcaatGATTTGACAGAATCAAAtttaaggcaccctttcaatctagcCAATgttagttgcgagatttagtcgaaaattttcttaatctaacgtataaaacttatcacatttggatgtttctacATGGATACAAATCTAGACCTAAAGGATATCGAGAGGGTCGAAAtatctttttaaaatttaattggtgcaaatcataTTAATTATGATGTCCAAAATAAATTTTAGAAGAggtcatgaaaaatgcaaaagattggattcaaaaagaaattataatatataggTAAATATACATGATCTAAAAAGGGGGAGTGCAACATAATGGATAGTGGTTGTTAAAATTCGTGATTCAAATTTTCCTTCTTATAGAGGGGATGAGAGCGTGCTAAGGGTAAGGCTAAGAAGCCACACTTGATAATTTTTCATATTCGAAGGGTGACTCCCCTAACTTAATCAAGCAAATAAACTAGCCTACTTCTAAtttcttaaatggaatgcaagtctaaatgtcatgttttgCGCACATAGGGATAAGGGAGATAATAAATAGCAGGAAGACAATGCAAGATGAGAAAAGACCCTAAAAATGCAAAACATATATGAAATGCGATGAATATCACGTAAAAATGTGAATCTAGCACGAAAACGATCTAACAGGTCTAGCATTAGACTAACCAATTTCTATAAACTTTCACTAGCGTTAGACTAGCGAGAAATCGGGAAGAAAAGttacaactagcattggactagtatggtgatgtcatgcatttattatagctaaataaatcatatgaaacataattaaaataaataaacacataaatcacatatagcacgtaacacataaccatgatatctaaatgcaaaaaccctaaagaaagcGAATAAACACATACGCATAcaaacatgcaagcacacaagcaaataaacGCAAATAAAAGCCTAACTATTATATTCGAAGCTCTAACTACAATTTAAAggggaaattttaaaaaataataacctaattattacatttatctaactaattacatttttggcaaaattaaaatctatctattacataacctaactaaatacatgtcttgTGAGCATCTATTTATtataatttggcatttaaatgcctctcaaataatcatcaaaattaaataaaataaataaaacttaaaataaataaaatgtgtaattaaaagaaaagacattcaaagcatgcaattacacataaaaaacacacgtaggagcacataaaaggattaaaaataataaaagaaggtACCTCCCTTAAAGTAGTGGTTAAATGAGATTGaatttgtcctatttatactccaaaatcaacaaaatggtcaaaacatcaatttaattaacaaataaattataatgaaatgaaataatcatgaaatctatcaattaaaatcatttaaatgaagtataattaacaattaaagaagataaGCAACTtgtatttaagaaatcaaagtTATTAGAGACCTAATtgtaaaaattgagaaaaaatttTTGAGGTTAAAATACAATTATTATAATGATTAGGGGccacaataaaaaaataaagttt carries:
- the LOC113709025 gene encoding glutathione S-transferase T2-like, producing MVNEFNQCYNKLVGEHYSGWNDDQIKQHARELFHQNKNKHFVYEHVWVMLKIDPKWKANTPMQRSSKKVRTDESGAYTSSSNVDSSFDIDDSEVRPLGQKAAKKEKRKEKSKTNEQDVDGELNQIRRMLKKHKEEKLQAMENLANKLDNYNFGSDYEILLKDTPGMSEQQLKIHEQMCSILKVKYNIP